The proteins below are encoded in one region of Candidatus Methanoperedens sp.:
- the ndk gene encoding nucleoside-diphosphate kinase, producing MERTYVMVKPDGVQRGLVGEVIGRIERRGLKIAALRLSTISRDLAKKHYAEHSQKPFFNSLVDFITSGPSVSMVVEGKNAVSVMRAINGATNPANAATGSIRGDFALDTGRNLVHASDSPEAAKKEINMHFKDSEILEYSRVDEAWVYE from the coding sequence TTGGAGCGCACCTATGTGATGGTCAAACCAGACGGAGTGCAGCGAGGTTTGGTGGGCGAAGTGATAGGACGCATAGAGCGGCGCGGACTTAAAATAGCAGCCCTGCGTTTGAGTACGATTTCCAGGGATTTAGCCAAAAAACATTATGCTGAACACTCCCAGAAACCTTTTTTTAATTCATTGGTCGATTTTATAACCTCGGGACCATCGGTTTCCATGGTGGTTGAGGGGAAAAATGCAGTGTCGGTAATGCGCGCAATAAACGGCGCTACAAATCCTGCGAATGCAGCCACAGGAAGCATACGTGGTGATTTTGCCCTCGATACCGGGCGCAACCTTGTGCATGCAAGCGATTCGCCTGAGGCGGCAAAAAAAGAAATAAACATGCATTTCAAGGATTCCGAGATATTGGAATATTCCAGAGTGGATGAAGCCTGGGTGTACGAATAA
- a CDS encoding 50S ribosomal protein L24e: MEKRKCSFCGGAIEPGTGKLYAKKDGTVFYFCSTKCQRNLDLGRIPRKVRWTEAGRKARGKAAA, from the coding sequence ATGGAAAAAAGGAAATGCTCTTTCTGCGGTGGGGCGATAGAGCCCGGCACAGGCAAGCTTTATGCAAAGAAAGACGGAACTGTGTTCTATTTTTGTTCAACCAAATGCCAGAGGAATTTAGACCTCGGCAGGATACCCCGCAAGGTCAGGTGGACAGAGGCTGGGCGTAAAGCAAGAGGGAAAGCAGCAGCTTAA
- a CDS encoding 30S ribosomal protein S28e — translation MADEENGYPAEIIEIVGKTGMHGEAMQVQCRILDGRDKGRIITRNIVGPVKLGDILMLLETSREAKKLMSR, via the coding sequence ATGGCAGACGAGGAAAACGGGTATCCAGCTGAAATAATCGAAATCGTCGGCAAAACAGGTATGCATGGAGAAGCCATGCAGGTACAGTGCAGGATACTTGATGGAAGGGATAAGGGCAGGATTATCACCCGCAATATTGTAGGTCCTGTAAAATTAGGGGATATCCTGATGCTGCTTGAGACTTCAAGAGAAGCAAAGAAATTAATGTCAAGGTGA
- the rpl7ae gene encoding 50S ribosomal protein L7Ae — MAQAYIKFEVPADLSNKALEALEMARDTGKIKKGTNEATKAIERGIAKLVIISEDVNPPEIVMHLPALCEEKNTPYIYVKKQVELGAASGLSVGSGAAAIIEPGKGKELVEEVAQKVQALKK, encoded by the coding sequence ATGGCACAAGCGTACATAAAATTTGAAGTTCCCGCCGACCTGTCCAATAAGGCATTAGAAGCCCTTGAGATGGCGCGGGATACCGGAAAGATTAAGAAAGGAACAAACGAAGCCACAAAAGCAATCGAACGCGGCATTGCAAAACTTGTAATAATAAGCGAGGACGTGAACCCGCCCGAAATTGTGATGCATCTGCCTGCACTGTGCGAAGAAAAGAATACACCGTATATCTATGTCAAAAAACAGGTGGAACTCGGGGCAGCCTCCGGATTAAGCGTGGGAAGCGGGGCAGCGGCAATAATAGAACCGGGAAAGGGCAAAGAATTGGTAGAAGAAGTGGCGCAGAAAGTCCAGGCATTGAAGAAGTGA
- the trpD gene encoding anthranilate phosphoribosyltransferase, producing MKEYIQKLVQNQSLTADEAETAISKIFTEANDAQIAAFLTALKMKGETPPEIAGLARGMKKAANIISPKVAGILVDTCGTGGDSTGTINVSTGAAIVAAGAGVPVAKHGNYSITSKSGSADVLKELGVTIDLSPKDVENIIEKVGIGFMLAPVFHPSMKRVAQIRRDLGFRTVFNILGPLTNPANAKAQVIGVFDSSLCETMANVLNILGTKRAFVVHGSGMDEISNTGETQIVELNNSRITKYTVTPEKLGVKRASISDIAGGTPEENASDIVEVLKGKMGAKRDIIVINAGAALLVSGKADTLASGIKAAAHSIDSGAALNKLKDFVSAAGDPEKLARFL from the coding sequence ATGAAAGAATATATCCAGAAACTCGTCCAGAACCAGAGCCTCACGGCAGATGAGGCTGAAACCGCAATATCTAAAATCTTCACCGAAGCAAATGATGCACAGATAGCTGCCTTTTTGACCGCACTGAAGATGAAAGGCGAAACGCCGCCTGAGATTGCAGGTCTGGCTCGCGGCATGAAAAAGGCTGCCAATATCATAAGCCCCAAAGTAGCTGGAATACTTGTTGATACATGCGGCACGGGAGGGGATTCCACGGGCACGATTAACGTCAGCACAGGTGCTGCGATTGTGGCAGCGGGAGCTGGCGTTCCTGTCGCAAAGCACGGCAACTACTCCATCACGTCGAAATCAGGAAGCGCAGATGTGCTCAAGGAGCTCGGCGTAACGATTGACTTATCGCCCAAAGATGTGGAAAATATCATAGAAAAAGTGGGCATCGGATTCATGCTCGCCCCGGTATTCCACCCTTCAATGAAACGTGTGGCTCAGATAAGGCGCGACCTTGGTTTCAGGACAGTGTTCAATATCCTTGGACCGCTTACGAACCCTGCAAATGCAAAGGCACAGGTGATAGGTGTTTTCGACAGTTCCCTGTGCGAAACGATGGCGAATGTGCTGAATATTCTCGGGACAAAAAGAGCTTTTGTTGTACACGGCAGCGGGATGGATGAGATATCCAACACAGGCGAAACCCAGATAGTGGAATTGAACAACAGCAGAATAACAAAATATACAGTGACACCTGAAAAGCTGGGCGTGAAACGCGCTTCGATCAGTGATATAGCAGGCGGTACGCCGGAAGAAAACGCAAGCGATATTGTAGAGGTGCTAAAAGGAAAAATGGGAGCAAAACGTGATATCATAGTCATCAATGCAGGCGCGGCTTTGCTTGTAAGCGGAAAGGCAGATACTCTTGCTTCAGGGATAAAAGCGGCAGCTCATTCTATCGACAGCGGCGCAGCCCTGAATAAGCTGAAAGACTTTGTGAGCGCGGCAGGCGACCCTGAAAAGCTTGCAAGATTTTTGTAA
- a CDS encoding phosphoribosylanthranilate isomerase, producing the protein MKVKICGIKTERDLGMAINAGADAVGFITEVPVDSPRKISLGEASRLILKVPVFVTSVLVIMPENAEQAIHMIHKAKPGAVQVHNALGISELKKIKETGVKLIKTIPVPQDSEPGTLIRLVGELSGIADAVLLDTVMEGRTGGTGMPHNWEVSSEIVLHAGMPVILAGGLNPENVRAAVRTVRPYAVDAASGVETAGKKDEKKVIDFIKNAKGYEI; encoded by the coding sequence ATGAAAGTAAAAATATGCGGTATCAAGACTGAACGCGACCTTGGCATGGCAATAAATGCAGGAGCAGACGCTGTGGGATTTATTACAGAAGTACCCGTTGACTCACCCAGGAAAATCAGTCTCGGGGAGGCATCACGACTAATCTTGAAAGTGCCGGTGTTTGTTACTTCTGTGCTTGTCATCATGCCCGAGAATGCCGAACAGGCGATACACATGATTCATAAAGCAAAACCGGGTGCAGTTCAGGTGCACAACGCTCTTGGAATTTCGGAGCTAAAAAAAATCAAGGAAACGGGTGTTAAACTTATTAAAACAATACCCGTACCCCAGGATTCCGAACCTGGAACGCTGATAAGACTGGTAGGTGAGCTTTCCGGCATAGCGGATGCTGTACTCCTCGATACTGTCATGGAAGGAAGAACCGGCGGAACTGGAATGCCCCATAACTGGGAGGTAAGCTCTGAGATTGTTCTTCACGCAGGCATGCCTGTGATACTGGCAGGAGGGTTAAACCCGGAAAATGTAAGAGCCGCTGTGCGTACCGTGCGCCCGTATGCTGTTGACGCAGCCTCAGGCGTTGAAACTGCTGGGAAAAAAGATGAAAAGAAAGTAATTGACTTTATCAAAAATGCGAAGGGTTATGAGATTTGA
- the trpE gene encoding anthranilate synthase component I, whose translation MRFDIGEKDFIQLAEEKPVIIQLMAKVKTARSPLDLYASLDKKCAYLLESVEKEKRHARFSFVGTEPDGVVTIKNRMLRLDYTKRTNLIGFIEASLSKVCEMNNDVPVIKEGFDTMDALRSAFAASDIKFVGRGFDRQVFLGGAIGFCAYDMVYDCWLDIEAKKSLAPDAQFALTTKTVVFDHLTDETYIVMTPFVLNGDAPEEVYRAAQEDARKLAFAISSAKPLAEKKKRSLKITCNMEKKEYEDAVRKAKKHIFDGDIFQVVLSRRYEIITDQSPLELYTALRKVNPSPYMYLFEFNGTAIIGASPETLLSVHKRKVIINPIAGSCPRGETAQQDEAYAKEMLGSEKERAEHVMLVDLGRNDVRIVSKGGSVKVDDFMSVLKYSHIQHIESTVSGELRDECDQFDATRAIFPAGTLSGAPKIRAMEIIHELEKDARGIYGGGVGYYSWNGDADFAIVIRTIIKNGRSAIVQAGAGIVADSDPEYEYNETERKMAAMIKAIGGAVAHESIVC comes from the coding sequence ATGAGATTTGATATTGGGGAGAAGGATTTCATCCAGCTTGCGGAAGAAAAGCCTGTGATAATCCAGTTAATGGCTAAGGTGAAAACTGCACGTTCTCCTCTTGATCTGTATGCGTCTCTGGACAAAAAATGCGCATACCTCCTTGAATCCGTGGAGAAAGAAAAAAGGCATGCACGTTTTTCATTCGTTGGGACAGAACCTGATGGGGTTGTAACAATTAAGAACCGGATGTTAAGACTCGATTACACGAAGAGGACAAACTTGATAGGGTTTATTGAGGCTTCGCTTTCAAAAGTTTGCGAAATGAACAACGATGTACCTGTTATCAAAGAAGGTTTTGATACCATGGACGCGCTCAGATCGGCTTTTGCAGCTTCGGATATAAAATTTGTTGGCAGAGGATTTGACAGGCAGGTGTTCCTCGGAGGCGCAATCGGTTTTTGCGCCTATGACATGGTGTATGACTGCTGGCTCGACATAGAGGCTAAAAAAAGTCTTGCTCCGGATGCGCAGTTTGCGCTCACCACGAAAACAGTGGTTTTTGACCACCTGACAGATGAAACGTATATAGTCATGACACCGTTTGTCCTGAATGGAGATGCTCCGGAAGAAGTTTACCGGGCTGCTCAGGAAGATGCGCGGAAACTTGCTTTTGCGATAAGCTCTGCAAAACCACTCGCTGAGAAGAAAAAAAGGTCTTTGAAAATAACATGCAATATGGAAAAAAAGGAATACGAAGACGCTGTAAGGAAAGCAAAGAAGCACATATTCGACGGCGACATCTTTCAGGTCGTGCTCTCGCGCAGGTATGAAATAATTACTGACCAGTCGCCGCTTGAGCTTTATACTGCCCTGAGAAAAGTAAATCCAAGCCCTTACATGTACCTCTTTGAGTTCAATGGCACTGCCATTATAGGCGCAAGCCCCGAGACCCTGCTTTCTGTCCATAAACGGAAGGTTATAATCAACCCGATAGCCGGCTCATGCCCTCGCGGGGAGACTGCGCAACAGGATGAAGCATATGCGAAGGAGATGCTGGGCAGCGAGAAAGAGCGGGCTGAACATGTGATGCTTGTTGACCTCGGGCGCAACGATGTGCGGATTGTCTCAAAAGGCGGCTCGGTTAAAGTGGATGATTTCATGTCCGTGCTGAAATACTCCCATATCCAGCATATAGAGAGCACCGTTTCCGGCGAGCTGCGCGATGAATGCGACCAGTTCGATGCCACGAGAGCAATCTTTCCTGCAGGCACGCTCTCGGGCGCGCCCAAGATTCGAGCCATGGAGATAATACACGAGCTTGAGAAGGATGCAAGGGGCATTTACGGCGGAGGCGTGGGCTACTATTCCTGGAACGGGGATGCTGATTTTGCTATAGTGATAAGGACGATAATCAAGAACGGAAGGTCGGCAATAGTGCAGGCTGGCGCAGGCATTGTTGCGGATTCTGACCCTGAATACGAGTATAACGAGACTGAGCGCAAGATGGCTGCGATGATAAAGGCAATTGGAGGTGCGGTGGCGCATGAAAGTATTGTTTGTTAA
- a CDS encoding aminodeoxychorismate/anthranilate synthase component II, which produces MKVLFVNNKDSFVWNLVDYVSIFEPDTVVVPNTISLGEVKELNPDAIVISPGPGHPANPKDIGSCLEIIRESSVPLLGVCLGNQAIAVAFGGEVSHSPSGPLHGKTSLIYHNGNSIYQGLPNPVVGGRYHSLAITKLPSELEVTARTQDGIIMGVKHKQRPIFGLQFHPESVLTPHGLRIIENFLGLVRRR; this is translated from the coding sequence ATGAAAGTATTGTTTGTTAATAACAAGGACTCCTTCGTGTGGAATCTTGTGGATTACGTGTCCATATTCGAGCCCGATACTGTTGTGGTCCCGAATACCATTTCGCTTGGCGAAGTGAAGGAACTCAATCCTGATGCCATAGTGATATCCCCGGGTCCGGGGCATCCCGCAAATCCGAAGGACATAGGAAGCTGCCTTGAGATTATAAGGGAATCGAGCGTTCCCCTGCTTGGCGTATGCCTCGGTAATCAGGCGATAGCAGTGGCTTTCGGCGGAGAGGTGAGCCATTCCCCCTCAGGACCCCTGCACGGCAAGACCTCGCTCATATACCATAACGGCAACAGCATTTATCAGGGATTGCCCAATCCTGTTGTGGGAGGTCGGTACCATTCCCTTGCCATAACGAAGCTGCCGAGCGAGCTTGAAGTTACAGCAAGGACGCAGGATGGCATCATAATGGGAGTGAAACATAAGCAAAGACCGATATTCGGCTTGCAGTTCCATCCCGAGTCCGTGCTCACGCCGCACGGGTTGCGGATTATTGAGAATTTTTTGGGATTGGTGCGGAGAAGGTGA